The genomic segment ttagactcactaggtttgtatgatgcatgatttgatgattatATGGGAGTCGCTGATGATTGAGCGGATCGAGTGCCACAGTACACTCCCGAGGgacctttatgtttccgcactggattgttaaatataatatttaaaagatttatgttaatgattttattatagaTATTTGTATGCTTTAATTTTatgttagttgatctttttaaaggtCGACGTAAGATAGATTTTTGGTTAATCGGTGATTTTAAGGATATTTTGATACACTTGaggtttaaatgttaaattattatgattgttaaaaatattaagtttttttatttaatacattcgaatttatgatttatgattaggaAGAAAGAAAGTCGAGATcgtttataataaaaaaaacgcTCAAGTCATCATATACCAAGTTTGAATGTACAGTTAATGAATTcattatattgttttcagcagcaccgtTAGCTGCTCCCCATATATCCttagtctctgacttgagcgtcggaagggctacgccaggacactcTCCTGGCCTCCTTTTAACGATCttattcgtgatttcaggctcaggaccATTTTGAAACCTGGTCTggattagtgacacttgctggaattggaccctaaatttcccatgAGTATCAAGTCTCTTTCTACTTATTTGAAAACAATACtggaaataaaaataatacaaaattGTAACTAAATCAACAGAAATTCCTTTCAAACCATGGATAATAGCAAGCTCAAAAACCCACACAGATCTTAAAGATAACAAAGCAGTATATGAAACATCCCCCAAACACAATAGGCCAATAAAATTGTTGAAGTTGGACTGCCaaaatgtagtagcccgaattccaaattgggtaattaacggagtaatggtgattaagaaggtttaaggtgtaattttggctacggtcatgatcggacggaccgaagagggttcggaagcaccgaagagttcggacgatccgaagtgtagttcggtgaatccgatcataggtgtcaagtgttgatcgacacgtcattttccatgcatgttcggacggtccgaagtgtatgatcggaggatccgatcatgagctgtcaagagccaatggacacgtagcgttcggacgttccgaagtgttgttcggaggatccgaacatggcctataaatagtgctcggatttcctcattttgacttgccaatttcttgagttttgcctcatagttgagaggatttggaaggtttctagggttagttgttggtcgagcgatagccaagagctgccaggagtagtagcgtagcggcgcctgagtttcaaggcaatcgacatcaaagggctgtcgacggacgaaggtaaaccctaaacctttggtagtactagggagtactggttttgctagtcgagcatggtagtattgattgagtatgcttttgatgcgtaggcttgtgctagacttgattagcggtgttgcgtaaggctaggcttgctgtgatagaggtacgaaagtactatccgagatgtcctggttgagtatacattcatatatgtgttgcatgagtatttgctgcattgttatatgtcatatgatgcatgctattatgtcacgagttatgatgcatattgcatatcatgttgagccgtatctccttcgagatagcctttactgttgagctgtatctctttcgagataagctatatcttggggccgctcagccctgtcttgtggacgcatggacaccgagagtacacagtggccgacgggtcgggagggcttcggtggtccgggacattttaggtccacgtctgtcttgtagtggatgcagtgacccagaggttggaccgcgcggcactatccacttggcgcctctagactgagcattttgagatcctttgtgattcctgtttcttgactaccctggtatcatatcatagcatgtgcatttcatataggtttgtatactcataattttgtactgggcgttcttatcgctcacgtcctcggttttgtttattcttggacaccccattcccacggggcaggcctcaggttggatggctcaggaggagcaggaggaggacgttgagtagctggttggtttagttttcagtgttttccatttgattcgatatggttgtactggatatttcattttgagttagtctagacttcgatttcgattgggttgtataactattgttgttggccatatttccgctgttatctctgattataattgattaggttaattgcatgcttagtttttgattagtaggtgattctggaacgggtcactacacaaaATCTCTCATAGCTTGTCAGTGAGTAGTGCCAGGGCAAAATGCTTTTAACTCTGAAAATTTGCCAGTAATGACATACAAAATTGTTTGGCAACGGGACCTTACACATACTTAAAATGCAAGACAAATACAACCATCAGAACTCAGAATCTAGCAACATGCTGAAAAACACCAATATCGTTAATGCAAAGACCACATGTAAACATCATAGAACCACCCAGAAGTGTTGGTAATAATGGTTCTAGTGGTTGTGGTAACAATGGTGGAAGGCATACTTCTCATCAAAGCACCAGCTCTTGAAAAGAACAGAAAACCATTCAACTAGAAAGCTACAAATAATGCAAGGACCAATCAACTCAAGCACCATTTGGTGTGATGGAAGGGATTAGCTAATTACACACCTTTGTTTCCAACATTTGATTTGCATGTGATTAGAGTTAAAATTCATTATGTTATCAATATAACATCCATTGTTCATCGTCTCATCCCACGAGTCACCAAACGGATATAAATTACCATATGAATAAATTGAGAGACTTGAGTAACTGTACAGAGACCATTTAATGTGgtatttctgatttttcaacatATTACAGATTCATGGGAATGATGAAAGAAATCGGTCACTTGTCTTGTACACTACTAGAATTTAAAAACTTAGGATAATTCCTTGTCGGCTAAGGTCATTTAATGCAGGAAGAATTCTTTTGTGGCAGGCAGGCTTTGTTGAATGGGTCAGCAGGCTTTGTTGATTAATTGTGAAGAAAAACAAGTCGTATTTTGCATACCCTGCAGATGGAAGGAAACTTCCTATAAATGGTTCACACTGGATGATGCATCTATAAATAGATGCATCATTCGGCATTTCAAGATATCCCATTCTGAGTTCCTCTCTCAGTATACACATATTTGAGtgtgttctataatatttgataGGTGTTTGTTCTCATGTATTAAGAGAgtttgtgttctctttggaaacacagtgagtgagttgtacaccagtaaaatattatagtgaaaatcttttcatcttgcccgtagtttttaccctaataatttttaggagtttttcacgtaaatctcggtgtccattttattctttattttcgagttttattatctcaaattccgcacgtgggaccaacaagtggtatcagagccttggtttaaaatttcttaaaattctgagtatgctttgtgattgcagcctagactgatcttccacatcagaaaagattttttttgagatttttatttaaggcgggattattttgtccagtctactaaaattgttgtagacataatggcgggaaggtacgagatagcaaagttcaaCAGAAGAAATTTTatgttgtggaaaataaagatacaagcagttttaagaaaggaaaattgctTGCCGGCTATTGGAGATAAACCGGTGGAGATTACGGATGATGGAAActggaatgagatgaatgataatgttgttgccaatttacacgtggctatagctgacgaagttttgtcaagtatctctgagataaaaacaaccaaagttatctgggatactctgacaaagatgtacgaggtcaagtcgctacacaacatgattttcctaaagagaaggctttatactcttcggatggcagaatcctcatcgatgaccgaccatatcaatacactaaatactctatttgcccaactcacttccatggggcataaaataggggaaaatgaacgtgcggagcttctacttcaaagtctaccagattcatatgatcaacttatcatcaacataaccaacaatattcttatgggctttctaagattcgacgatgtcttaactgcggttcttggagaagaaagccggcgcaagaataaagaagataggttggtatcctcgaagcaggcagaggcgttaccgatgataagagcaagatttatggaccgtgaTTCCAGTGGGAGTCAAAggcgaggtagatcaaagtcgagaagtaagaagaaaaatatttactgctttaaatgtggcggtaaatggcacttcaagaaagagtgtacgagtattgataaaagttctcaaggaaatgtagccagtacttcaggcaatggtgaaatattattcagcgaagcagcaactgttgcagaaggcagacacaaattttgtgacacatggattatggattcaggagcgacgtggcacatgacgtctcggagagaatggtttgatcattatgaaccagtctcGGGAaaatctgtattcatgggaaatgacCATGCCTTAGAAATCGCTGGGatcggtactatcaaaattaaaatgtttgatggcatcattcgcaccatacaggaggtacgacatgtgaaaggactgacgaaaaatcttttgtccttggggcaattggatgacatcgaGTGTAAAACTCGTATCGAGaacgggatcatgaaaattgtgaagggtgcgtttgtggttatgaaggcggaaaaagttgctgcaaatctgtatgtacttttgagagaaacacacaaagaggcagaattagctgttgcatcaattggttcaggagaagaattaacagtgttatggcatagaaagctcgggcatataTCAGAACGGggtttgaaaattctctcagaacggaagctgctgccgggacttacaaaagtgtcactattcttttgtgagcactgtgttaccagtaaacaacacagagtaaagtttggcacttctactgccaggagcaaaagcatattggagctgattcattcggacgtttggcaagcaccggtcgtatccctaggaggagcgagatactttgtctcgttcattgataaTTTCTCTAtgagatgttgggtgtatccaatcaagaagaaatcagatgttttccaggtctttaaagatttcaaagcgcgggttgaacttgattcagaaatgaaaatcaagtgtctgaggactgacaatggaggagaatataccagtgacgagtttgatgcatattgtcaacatgagagcatcaagagacagttcacgacggcttacacacctcaacagaatggagtggcggaacggatgaacaggaccttgttggacagaacaagagctatgttgaggactgcggGTCTCGAAAAATCATTTTGGGCGGaaaagggtatgctcagaaagaaggcattgacttcaatgagatattttctcctgtggttcggcttacaacagtcatagtagtgttggcattgtgtgcggtgtttgacctacatctagaacagctagatgtgaaaacggcatttcttcatggagatcttgaagaagaaatctatatgctccatccagaaggttttgcggaaaaaggcaaagagaacttggtttgcaggttgaacaaatctctgtacggtctcaaacaggcgccgaggtgttggtacaagaaatttgattcctatatcatgagccttggatacaacagattgagtgcagacccttgtacatatttcaagaggtctggtgatgattatatcattttgctgttgtatgtggacgacatgttagtagcaggccccaacaaagatcaggtccaagaattgaaagcacaattggctagggaatttgatatgaaggacttgggaccagcaaacaagattctagggatgcaagttcaccgagacagaaataacagaaagatttggctttcccagagaaattatttgaagaaagtcttgcaacgcttcaacatgcaagatagtaagccaatctcgacccctcttcctgttaacttcaagttatcctccgagatgtgtcctagcagtgaagcagagaggatggagatgtctcgagtaccgtatgcatcagcagtgggaagtttgatgttcgttatgatctgtacaagaccggacattgctcaagcagtgggagcagttagtcggtatatggcgaatcctggaaGAGAGCATTGAAGCACTGTTAAGtggatccttagatacattaagggtacctcgaatgctgcattatgttatggaggatcggattttacactcaggggctatgtcgattcagattatgcaggtgatcctgataagaggaaatctactactggttatgtgtttacacttgcagggggagcagtaagctgggtttcaaaactgcagacagttgtTGCATTATCTACAACggaggcagaatacatggcagctactcaaggttgcaaggaggcaatatggactaaaaggttattggaggagatcggacacaaacaagagaatgtttctttgttttgtgacaatcagagtgccttgcacattgcaaggaatccagcctttcattccaggacgaaacacattggagtacaatttcactttgtgcgggaagtagtagaagaaggaagcgtggatatgcagaagatccatacgaaggataacatagctgattttctgaccaagccagtgaacactAATAAGTTTGAAtggtgtagatcctcaagtggccTAGCAGAGACGTAAGCAGCAGGTAATGGCAAGATTaaaaggatgtgtggagatgtgtttgattttcaatcaaatctccaagtgggagaaatgtcggcTAAGGTCATTTAATGCAGGAAGAATTCTTTTGTGGCAGGCAGGCTTTGTTGAATGGGTCAGCAGGCTTTGTTGATTAATTGTGAAGAAAAACAAGTCGTATTTTGCATACCCTGCAGATGGAAGGAAACTTCCTATAAATGGTTCACACTGGATGATGCATCTATAAATAGATGCATCATTCGGCATTTCAAGATATCCCTTTCTGAGTTCCTCTCTCAGTATACACATATTTGAGtgtgttctataatatttgataggtgtttgttctcctgtattaagagagtttgtgttctctttggaaacacagtgagtgagttgtacaccagtaaaatattatagtgaaaatcttttcatcttgcccgtggtttttaccttaataatttttaggggttttccacgtaaatctcggtgtccattttattctttattttcgagttttattatctcaaattccgcacgtgggaccaacattccttatataatataataataataataataataattggtattattaaaatattttaggttgatttatttttaaataaaacacaaattgtggatatattctttGCGTATGTGCTTTGAGTACAGGGTTTAGAGCGGAGGGCACGTAATTGTGCATCTTACCTATATTTTGCAATACTAGAGAATCAAACATGATTTCAGGgtattttacaattttagtataaTCGGAGAATCTCCATCTTCATCTCCGACCTCGCGAGGATTAAATCCCCACTTCAAATACCTATCGAGTTGGTCAAAAATGTTTCAATTTTCCTTAAACAATATCGATATAAGAATCAAATGATATatgtaaataataatattacttAAATAATGCACATATAATAACATCAATAATCCATGGTATCAAACATCATCATCATATGACTTACTTCTCCACTAATGTCATCCTAGTTGAATCTAGAAGTATTGTAGTTtttgttaatttattttttaacacacagtctcaatttataaataaaaagtaCAATACAAATAAATATGCTAGACatccatgttttttttttaattattataaatattaatgtttttaTTGTCATTGATAACATTTCTAGCTTTCTTCATattacaaaattaatttttattatttttttgtgattACTATTATTAACGTTAATTTATTTCTCAAACTTAAGTGTTGTACTTAATTacttattatcattattataattatcaatctattgtttattgtttataagtattattattttaaagaaaagaaaaacagtACATAATTAAATAcgtttattaaatatattaaaaatggataatatttcatttttagAAATTTTTCAGGGGAGTTGATATTTTACActtcattttttattatttatactcAATTTATGAATAAATTTGACACATATTTTACACATGAAGTGGTGGGTAGATAACATAAAACCGAGTGTAATTATTAACTTTTTTTAATTGAGATGGGGAAAAAGATTTAAAAGGGCATATTAAGATAAACGATTATATTATCTaatctttaataaataaaaaaaaaagaggctaattttttttaaaaaaattgatagtAGACTAGAATAGAATaataattttcttaatttctattattattattattattattattattattattattattattattattattattatcgggAGGGTTCAGGGACTTTAGAGATGGGTGCCTCTTATCTGTTACTaggatttttctgaaaatttccatcCTTATCACGTgagcaaaaatttatgtgagacggtcatacggatcgtattttgtgagatttaTCTCTtttttgagtcatccatgaaaaaatattactttttattgtgaatatccgtagggttgacccgtctcacagataaaaattcgttagaccgtctcacaagagagcTACTCTAAATCAGAAGCTAGGTTTGGCTAAATTGGTAGATtgattcttttaaaaaaaaaaaaagacataaaaatcGATTgacatatatacacacacacacacaattaaCTTGGAATAGGGCTTGACTTTCTTTTGATTTCATTTGTGTTGGGCTTTCTTGAACAAATTGATATTGGGCCTGAACTAACACCCAATTACCGATCAATCAGACAGAGAAAACTCACGCTCCCTTGAAATTTTTTTCATCTTCGTCGTCCCAACTCCCATCGGCGTTGTCTTGCACATTGCCCTAACCCTTACTTTCCAATCGAAGGAAACGGAAAAACTACACGTCTTGTGAAAGGTAAATCCCTTTTGTTTTACTTCTCGTTTTTCTTTCTCatgtttatataattatatGCGAAAATGATTACCGAAGAACTTTGGTAATTTCTTGAGTCCTATTATTTGTTCGAAGTAATTGTAAGATGTATGCTGGTTGTGCGTCTGTATATTCAAAATGTTAAAGCTTAATTTTCCTACACGAATGTTATTTTTCAAGAAGTGGATTTATATTTGTTGTGCCAATTAaagttttctttttttctttttcaaactCATACCAGTTAAAATTAGCTTCTGTAGTTGTGGATGAAATCTTTTAGTTTCTGCCTTGGATTGGttgtcttaatttttttttaaaaaaagatagCAAGATTCTGATTacatatatacgtatatatatattgtttagcTTTTTAGGGAAATATCTTCAATGAATCCTTTGACATTGGTGAAACGAATTCAGAACATCAACCAGAAAGAAGCAACTCTTGGCATCTCGGAAGGGGCCTCTTGGCATGCTAAATATAAAGACTCTGCTTATGTTTATGTTGGCGGCCTCCCATTTGATCTAACTGAAGGGGATCTCCTTGCTGTCTTTGCACAGTGTGTTCACTTCTTGCTCTTTATCTTAAAATATTTCTTCACAATTGCTGCCAAGAAACGGTTTACATAGTTAATTTGATAATGTAGGTATGGGGAGATTGTTGATGTTAACTTAGTCAGAGACAAAGGCACTGGAAAATCCAAAGGGTTTGCTTTTGTTGcctatgaggatcaaagaagtaCAAATCTTGCTGTAGGTCTGTTCCTTTCCTGAATAAATCTATTTTAATATTAGGAACAACATCTGAGTACAAATCTTCTTGTAGGTCTGTTCCTTTGCCGAATAAATCTATTTTAATACTATTGATTTTTTGGTCACTTGTAGATAATCTAAATGGAGCTCAAATTTTGGGTCGAACAGTGAGAGTTGATCATGTGACTAAATACAAAAAACTCGAGGAAGAGGATGAGGAAACCAGGCAGCAGAAGCGGGAGGAACGAGGTGTATGCCGTGCTTTTCAGAAAGGAGAATGCAAGTATGGAGATAGCTGTAAATTTTCTCACGATGAGCATGTGAGTTTGAAGAATTTCTCGAATATCTGATTTGCTTTCTATGTTCATGCCctggaatttttaaaaaaagcctGCTTCAGTTTGTTTTTTCCATTTTTTCCGTGCTCTCTCTTTTTAATTGAATGcattttattatgtttacaCCTCCACTGATTTATGGCATTTTTTATGATTCTCATGACGGgaaatattaaatgatttttttaatttaaatattcacTGATTGAATACACCAACAGACTATAATTTAATCTTTTTTACTTGCTGAATGTTAATATGTTTGTTGTTATATTTCTAGAAAGGGATTTAACTTGCATTTTTACTACGTCTAACACTCAGATAACTAAGGGCATATGTTGGATTTTATTTATTCAACACATGAATAAACAAGCTGATTGCATTTTTGATATTCCTAGAAAGCTGGTCTCAGTTAGTC from the Primulina eburnea isolate SZY01 chromosome 3, ASM2296580v1, whole genome shotgun sequence genome contains:
- the LOC140827743 gene encoding zinc finger CCCH domain-containing protein 42 is translated as MNPLTLVKRIQNINQKEATLGISEGASWHAKYKDSAYVYVGGLPFDLTEGDLLAVFAQYGEIVDVNLVRDKGTGKSKGFAFVAYEDQRSTNLAVDNLNGAQILGRTVRVDHVTKYKKLEEEDEETRQQKREERGVCRAFQKGECKYGDSCKFSHDEHRAANTGWGAEEDRHSKRGHNKFEGAGKGDRSAPRGEGHRSNKDLPNSRPKSHDTDREMSYKGTGANAKDFGRRYVDERRENETRQKNEHRNLNIDKRPMSRDEHNDRNDKRSKKYESESHRREEHNGMERDKGSIGDRDVTRYRHRRDEEEPRPR